In Colwellia sp. M166, a genomic segment contains:
- a CDS encoding sugar transferase — MYKFIKRIIDILAASLALLILSPIYFIIARKVAKNIGTPVIFSQQRPGLHGKIFTMKKFRSMRDVQDEHDNVLPDHERLTEFGIRLRNSSLDELPGLWSVLKGDMSLVGPRPLLVEYLPLYSKQQARRHDAKPGITGWAQVNGRNAISWSDKFKLDVWYIDNQSLWLDIKIILLTVKKVFSQADINADGEVTMSKFTGQQ; from the coding sequence ATGTATAAATTCATCAAACGTATCATTGATATTTTGGCTGCTTCACTCGCGCTACTCATACTCTCGCCAATTTATTTTATCATCGCGCGTAAAGTGGCAAAAAACATCGGCACTCCGGTTATTTTTAGCCAACAGCGCCCCGGTTTGCATGGCAAAATTTTTACCATGAAAAAGTTTCGTTCAATGCGCGATGTACAAGATGAGCATGACAATGTGTTACCTGATCATGAACGCTTAACCGAATTTGGTATAAGGTTAAGAAACTCAAGTTTAGATGAACTTCCAGGTCTGTGGTCGGTGTTAAAAGGTGACATGAGTTTAGTCGGACCAAGACCTTTGTTAGTTGAATATTTACCTTTGTATTCCAAACAGCAAGCAAGAAGGCATGATGCAAAGCCAGGCATTACTGGCTGGGCACAAGTTAATGGTCGTAATGCCATTAGTTGGTCAGATAAGTTTAAACTCGATGTTTGGTATATTGATAATCAATCGCTGTGGCTAGATATAAAAATTATCTTGCTTACGGTTAAAAAAGTATTTTCACAAGCTGATATCAACGCCGATGGCGAAGTTACAATGAGCAAATTTACAGGCCAACAATGA